AGCTCGAAttcaacccatattttaaaaggtttaaattttttatagaaactcattttctgaacttaattttttctaaatccTTTTAAATTCGAGAAAAACTTCAGACTTTGATAAATAACCCGACTTATAAATAGTTCTAGTTTGCATATCCACTTAAATAAGatagaatttgattattttgtttttttttttgaaaattgaaatgttagtccaatcaaataattttattaaacttttatcattaaattaaatttacaattgcaacaaattaataaaattaatagttaaaacTAATTTCTCAGTTTTCGTAATTAAATAGCTGGGGGAAAAAACTGATGGGAGTGGTCGGCCGATCAAACAACGGGACCCATCCACAAGAAAACGACAGGCCCTCAAATGGGACACGTGTCACAACACCAATCGCCTTAGTCATCACCTACCCCCTTCTACTCTCTGATTAAGTATCAACCACACCAATGGTCAAAAGGGCAGCCATGCTCTCtgtttctctcttcttttcttcttcttcttcctctcatCTGCTCTTCCTTTCTAAAACCCTAACAAAAAGGACCTGTTTTTCTTCCCTAGTTACCATGTCCATCAACCTTAACGCCCATGCATTTGCTGGTAACCCCATAAGATCCAAAACCCCTAAAGCCCATGACCCACTCTCGCCTTCTTCAGCTTTCCAGTCCCTCAAAACCCATCTCCTCCAAAACCCAGAAACCACATCCCTTCCACCTCCTCCAAAGTCCCCTCTTTTCAAGGTCTTGCCTTTTAGAAAGGGCAGACCTTTAGCTTCTTCGTCTATCACAGggaataatgatgatgatgtgcCCAGTTGGCATCTGGGGTGGATCAGTTTACCTGATTGTAAGTACTTTCTGGGGAAATGTGGGGTGGACTTGACTGAAGACTCTTTGGTTTATTTGGGTTCAAAGGTTGAAGACGATGTTGTTTATTGGGCTGTTGATGTTTCTGGGGAAAGTAGATTGGTCCCTGAATTGGGTGACAATCAGTTTTGCTTTGTGGAGCTTAGAACACTAATGGTGGCTACTGATTGGTCTGATTCTATTGCCATGGGTGAATTGGCTATTGCTGGTCATGTAAGTGAAAAAAGCagttattttgtgtttttaatctttgatttatgCATTGAACTGAAACCATTTGATTTAGGCTCGAGCGTTGCTTGAATGGCACAACCTATCACGATTTTGTGGCCATTGTGGAGAAAAAACAATTCCCAAAGAAGCTGGAAGAAGGAAACAATGCTCCAATGAATCCTGCAAAAAGAGGATTTACCCTCGTGTTGATCCTGTAAGAAAACcagttttctcttttttatgttctgcaattgaatttttgaatagGGGTGTGTCtcttttattatctttaacTAATGTTTTTCTCTAGGTTGTCATTATGTTGGTCATTGATAGAGAAAATGATCGTGCACTTTTAGGTAGACAGTCTAGATTCGTACCTCGAATGTGGAGTTGTTTAGCCGGATTCATAGAGGTAACTCGCCTTCATTTCCGATATCTTAGCCAATATGATCGATGTTTGTTTCCGCAGTTTCATTGTGGGATTATCTTCTTTTTTCCATTAGCCAGGGGAAAGCTTAGAAGAAGCAGTGAGGAGAGAAACATATGAAGAGGCCGGTATTGAAGTCGGAGAAGTTGTTTATCATAGTTCTCAGCCATGGCCGGGTAAACATTCTTCGAATGATTGTTTAGAAGAATAACATGTTTTGCTATGTTGTGCTTGTGGTTTATGTAGCAATAATActtcataataaatttatatcttGATTTTTTAGAACTATATGCTTACTTGAACTCCTTGGAGGATCATATCCTCATACTTGTATTTGGATATGTGTTGGACATAGgtacttgaaaagaaaatttaaaaatcggAGCTACATAGGTTTAGACATAAATTTTGCAGCCTGCGCTTACTACTTGTAACTGTCTGTATTTTTCTAGCATTCTATTATCCTTGACTAGCTTCTTGCTTATCATTTGGCTCGAAAGttctattttgtattttctatccatgttatgtaagatatttacatctattactttttaaaatcacTAATCTGATTTTTTTTGGTCAGTTGGTCCGAGTAGCATACCATGCCAGTTGATGGTCGGGTTCTTTGCATACGCTAAATCTCTTGAAATAAACGTGGATAAGGAAGAACTAGAAGGTACTTGAATGCACGTAAATGTATTCTCATTTACAGTTTTCCTTTCTAGGTGGCTTTATCTTCGAGAACATAATTTCTTGCCatataattctattatttttcttcactccCGGAAAACTTATCGGTACATCTATGCTTTGAAAACATGCTTAATCTGTAGGAAACATAATTTCTGGTCCTTTTCCGATGTAtttcttctattctttttcttcACTGCCAGAAATCTGTGGTGTGTAGAACATGCTTAATCTATACATCTGCTATCAGTGGCTTTTGCCTCGTTGTGTGCCATTGGTGACTTTCCATTGCATTTGATGTTCAATAGGTTCCCTAGATTTTGCCATAGAATCATAGAAAGAAACAAGTTATGGTTAGTGGATTGCATCATAATTGATGTACAAACACGCATGTAAGCTCGTGTGTCAGCTTGTGTTTCATGTTTGCACTCACGTACCCTGAAAGCCCTACGACAGTCTCTCCCTCAAGCATGCAAGTCGAGTTTTGTTTTCCGGTTTTAAGTCCTCATACCTATTCGCTGCAGTTCAAAAATAGCAATAATGGTGATACTTTTTGTATGTCTAGACGCACAGTGGCACAGTAGAGAAGTCGTGAGGAAAGCATTGGCGGTTGCAGAATACAAGAAGGCGCAAAAAACGACCGCAGCCAAAGTAGATCAAATGTGCAAAGGAGTCGAGAAGGGACGGAGTTTGTCGGCAGATTTTAACGTCGAAAGTGGGGAACTCACTCCCATGTTTTTCCCCGGTCCATTCGCGATTGCCCATCACCTCATCTCTACCTGGGCTAATCAAGGTGTACCGACTGACGGTGTCGAAGCCAGCTCAAAACAGCCTAGCAGTTCCATTTCGAATCTATAGCTCTTCATCTTCTActataaatatatcaataatcattaaaaaaatatgaatgaaaGTAATTCACCTTTTTTCTCCTTCTTAGGGTATTACTCTGTAAAGTTTGCCATTTTGGTTTGTGTAATCAACAATCGGATTCAATGCTCAAACACTGATTCATTTATGTACACGCTTTCTAGCATAATTCCAACATGggaatttacaaataaatacttggttAGTACtgattaattgatttatgttttgcTTCAATGATTCAATTTGCAGGAGTTAGAATGTTCTTTCATGGTTGCCATGTTTCTGGGAACAAGTATTAGATGTAGTTATGACATTGAAGATGATATtgttagaatatatataaatattagtataTTTTGTACTTTCGCGTAATGTGATGTAAATTATATTCTATGCGTTTTcacaatatataataatttaatcatatgtgtttgagggttaaattgatagaaaatgtAAATATGGAAGGTTAagtttattgaaatatttaaaaatagaatcaaattgatagaatgtgtaagtaTTGAGGATTAAATCGTTAATCTCGTTATTTTGTTAACCATTTAAGATGACCaaatcaaaacatcaaaaacattcatgacaaaattgaaaaaaaattagtgtttACCCTATAGAAATGGTATAAGATTATACAGAGTTTCTTAGAatgcattaaaattaaatggattaatATGTAGTTTGCtccttaaatttattcaaaaatacttAGTTGGTACTTGAATTTGTATTCTTTCACTTAGGTTCATCTGACGTAGCACTAAAAACTAATTTGTTGGTGACACATGACAACCTATCAATATGTCATGTGGtagatgtaaaattaaaattttaaaagtaaattaattaataaaaatataaatttttgtcAAGGTTCAttcttgatttgaaaaaaattatacttttaaattaatttatatattttaaagattttaaaatttatatccgTCAGGTGCAAGAGGCAAACTACATGCTAACCCTGCTCAAATTGAATTATGGTtggattttagagaaaaaaaggataaaatatgCTATAGGTTCTTAtacttttcacaattttgaaatttaatccttatgcttttattttcaagaatttagaccatctacttttcatatttcaaaatttaggtctaattgttaacattgtttatttttattaaatttgttggtatgacattttgaaattaaaagaagaagaagaagaaaactcaCTCAAGTAGCATTATAActaaaaatgacattgtaataaacttgaatttaaaaaatatttttaattgtgttaaCAAATtgacctgaattttgaaatttaaaaagcaAATGGATTAAATTCCTAGAAATAGAAGTCgaggactaaattccaaatttatgaaaagtacaaggatttatgacatattttaaccccaataaattatggaattttgttattagtcctATATTATGTGCAAGTTATGGATTTCAATCTCTATTCTCTGATTTGATTAATCttaatctttgaatttttgaattttgaaattttagtctcgACCCAAATGATATCACTTAAATTCATTAGGTCAAAATCTTCTATTAGTCGTGTATATCTGTGTATGTTGTAGATATAGTTCATTGTCTCTAATATGATCATAATCTCtacactttttcattttaaaatgttaatattgaCTCAAATGGTAGCCATTAAATTCATGATTAGGCCTTTTACGAGTATTATACGAGATAGCAAGTAGGGATGATACATGatattacaaatattataatatgtttgacgttaatattttggaaatagttgaatttatatttgattatcgTTTAGTCAATAGTGaaatttctatatttaaaaaatatacggattaaaaataagtaaattagaaTATAGAGACTCAAATTGTAACTTATACATAATATAGGACTAACAATAAGATTTGACCTATAAATTATGTCCAAATTTGAATCGGATCAATTTGACCcgttttattgtttaaataaaaacaagatattaaattttctcaaaaaagttgattgagtcttaattcgattggcatggatattgttgtcaatataggaggacgtaggttcgagtgcgctgaagtgCATTGTCcgcctatttatgggttggacAGCGACTATGGGTAATTCAACTCAAAAAGAGTagatattattcaaaaaaaaaatcctcaaaAAAAGGCAAAATGTACTTAGTTcaatttaaaaagttacaaaatggtcattgaactatttaaaagttttgatttaAGTCATTGAGTTGTTAAAATTGCTACAATATGTTCTTCTCTATTCACACCGTTTACACCAATCGAAACTCTCCTTCCCCTTCTTTTATgcctttcaatttttctatgaaacaactttgaacgttACGAATCTGTAAACTTTCAATActtcagtgacttaaataaaaacttttgaatggttcagtgaccattttgtaactttttgaagttaagtaaccaaaacgtaaacttagtgatagtttagtgactttgggtgtagttatattttataataaatttaaacccgCTCCCGTTATTAGCactgttttcattttttgtttctttatttcgTGTTCGTCAGTTTTCACTTTTCCGCCATGTAAATTTGTAAACCCAAGCAGTGCTCTCGGTGTGTCAGTCTTTTTTCATAattcttttcttctcatttttcatgaaaagcataaaatagcaaaaataaaataaaaaatggaggAACAATTGCTCAAACGCAACACCGATTGCGTTTATTTCTTAGCATCTCCTTTCACTTGCAAGAAggtatattttttctttcacgCTTTCCGGTTTTCAGCTCGcattttgtgtttttgcttttttttttccgattaattttttttatttgtatgctTCTGTCACTGCATCTCAAGGATCTGGatatttagggttaatttttgtttttgtttttaaaaaattaagattccATAGGAAAGAtggtgtgtatatatatgtttctttcttcttcttcttcttcttcttctttttttttttttttttgcgtttgtttaatttattgcatatattttctctttcaatAGCTGCGAATTCTAATGTAATAAGAGTCTGTTTGGATTTTTTTCTGGGTATTACTTACAGTTAACCATTTGcgttctcaaaatattaaacgtGAAAACCAAAggtaaaaggaaaattaatatgaataacTTGATGTGTACATATAAAGTATAGACATGAAATTATTATCTGGAgaaatctaattattttattcattctgtTTGGGTTTATGGATTGATGTTTTCCATTGTTTTAGGATGACCCTgttcttaatttgtttaattcttgtttgtttgtttttttttaaatcaggGACTAGATTGCGAGTACCGGCATAGTGAAGTTGCCAGGCTCAACCCGAGGGACTGCTGGTATTGGTTGGCTGGGAATTGTATTAATCCGACTTGTGGTTTTCGGCATCCTGTGAGCTCgttttctattttgaaaagttcataCCGATTATTGGAATGATATATTGTGAACGATTCAGATCTTTTTACATGTTCTGGAAATTTTACAGTTGAATCTATCATGAATTGTAGCTTTAGAACAAAATATTGCATGTACACAACTCGAAAGGCCATCATAATAGGATTGTAATATTTGGATAGGTTACTTGATATGTTGCCTGGATATCGCACTTGCATTTATGGCGTATCTATGTTTGTTACAGCTTCCTCTATGTTGCCTTGGTTTCACCtgtacatttaaaatatttgatcatatattcattttaaggaaaaaagaaaatgcttAAAATACTTTGGTGGGTCCTTTATCGCTCACGTGCTGTGAATTTACTAGAATTATGGGGTTCCTTGATTTTATTATCCGACGTCTGTTTTTGATTCTCATCATGTTTGGCTAACTAGGAACATTAAACGCAGAGCATTAGAAgcaattatatgttaaaaagggTAAAGTATGAATGCCTTCGCAACTGGTACTGGTGTATTTGGCATCTAAACGACCCATTTAATGCATTTGCCTTTTGAGTGACTGTAATGGAACTTCTTTCCCCTATATATAATTGTCCTTTTCGAATGAGCTATTAATTGATATTCTTGGCTTTTTTTAGTTATTGCTTGGCTGCTCGATGTGGTCATATGAACTAAATTCTTTGTTTTCACAGCCATTGGATGTGCATTCTCAAGTTCCATCTGAATCTGCTGCATTGCCATACCAATGTTCTACAGCAGCGAACAAGACAAATTTGCCTTGTTACTTTTACTTCAACGGTTTCTGCAATAAAGGTGACAGATGCTCTTTTCTGCATGGCCCTGATGAGAGTACTATTACTGTAAATTCTTTAAAAACTGGTGCTCTTCCCTTGGACCATAAGACATTCGTCGAAAATGATGTTGGAGCAGTTCAGACAGAAACACATCCCAATCCTTCTAAAACTGCCCCAAATTCTATCAAGGACACCGGTGTGCAGCTTAAAACGGACCTCGAAGAACCAGTGCCCAAAACTATGATAAAGAGGAGTGTCTCTCCAAAAACATCTGTTTTTGAATTAGAACAAGCTGGTTTTGTTAGTTCACAGTCCTTGCTTCTAAAAGAAGGCATCACTCAAACCGGATCTCCGATCTGCACAGATGAAAGTTTGGAGGAGCAATTGGATGACCCCTTTGAGCCAGAGGAGCCAGAGGAGAGGTGGGAGTCCTCCGAAGGTTTCGATGTTCTCGTGGATAACAAATCAGAGGATTTGGATTATGGGAATGATTCGGAATATCAGAAGGACCCTGAAGAGGAGCAGACAGATTACTTCTTTAGTTATGATTATGAAGATTCAGTTCAGCATGAGACCAGGTACCCGGATTTAGAATTTTCGTATGATCGAGATGTGTATGATGCTTATGAGGGTTCAGacaatgagtatattttcaataatccAAGGAATCCTTTTGCCCACCCCGGAGATAAAAGAAGGCTGGATTCCATGTTTTCCCAAAAGAGAAGGAGACTCTTGCCCATCAAACGGTCAATTGATGTGGATCTTAGAGACTATTTGAGTAAACGCAGGGTAGTCAAGGGCAATCCTCTCAAGTGTTTGTCGAGGTCTGAATATTCTCATCTGATCAGTCGTAGTCTGGAAAGGCCACGAAGGCGTAGTATGGGTCGGAAATTAAGTGGAAGACTGGCATCAAAAGTGGGGAAGCATTATATTGAATCAACAGGAGGCCAAGGTGGTTTTGGCAATGGTACCAACCGGCGTGGCTGGCTCAAGCACTTGGAGCCTAACCGCTCCATCAGGCGGCCTTATAGGGAAAAAAGGCTGCCTAAGCGGAAGTCTGTTTCATCTGAGGTTTCTAGAAATCTGATTTCAAGGGAGAGGAAATACGAAGATGCATCTACTGCTTTTACAGGTCCCAAGACCCTCGCCCAGATTagagaagagaagaggaaaACTGAAGAAAACGGCGGGAAAATGAGGCATTCAATTGTAACTGCATCAGCAGACTTCCAGGGTCCAAAACCATTGAGTGAAATCCTCAAGGACAAGGAGCGGCTAGCCAAGAAAGGAACAAATTTCTTAAGTTGATTCAAATTAAGGACCTTAGCTCTTTCCATTCttaccaaaaaaaagaagaagaaaaaagttaCCTTTAGATCTTAGATTCAACCTCTTGCCATATTCTCTGAAGTTTCAAAAATGTTGGTCCCAACATTTTTCTCTTATTACCGATAAAGACGAGGAAAACTTGAAGGAGTCAACCTACAGGATGGTATGAAGTGTTGGAGTCTTTTGATATTTCTTCTATCGGATACCCCTGACCATAGGGAATGGAACTTAACCCCAGAAACAGGCAAGTTGTTAGCATATCCTTTGTAGACTTTCATTACCCGGAAGTTCATCCTGGTTTCTTGTATAGAGTTTTCTATGAATATTCAGGATACAATATTTTCTTGCATATCATTTTGAGAAGTACATTAAAAATTACCTTTTCTCTGCGTATAACTGCAATGGTTAACCAGTTAAACTAGTTAAACAAGAATTTGTCCAGCCCTTTCTATGTTACAAAGTTCTGTGTGTTGTCTTTCAGTGGTCTTTCTCCAAATGCAAGGGTGTATTTGCATTCCAGCATTTGATTCATTGGTAAGTAGATTATGAATCAAATAGAAATATTGGATTATGTACAAAATCTGAACAGTTAAATGGGAAGTTGCACAATCCTGTTGTGCTACCCTAAGATAAAGAGATAACTCCTATATATATTGCAGAGCAGGAGAGACACAAGATCTCTTTCTTTCTCAAGAAATACCCAAGTATTCTTCCTCTCTTCAATCTCTTACTCCAAATCTCTGTTTGTCACAGGTGAACTGACTTTCTCATCTCTATCATCTTTTTCTCATCTCCTCCCTCAGGGGTGAACCGAAAAAAAATCCTTTATGGCGGAAtgaagttataaattttaataatagttaaaaaGCAATTTCACTTTGTATTAGTTAATATCTTCATGTTTTTTTAAAGGACTAAACTAAAAGcttattatttttgggaggtaaaatgtaattttactgctattaatttataattttatatattttaaagagtaaaaaaagtaatttatcaattttaagtGAGCCCAAAGCCCTTGCCTGTCTAGTTGCCTTTGTCCTCCCTTGTTGACACTTTTAtatcaaccaaaataaattttgaagtaaaaaatctatataagataataatgatattttggttGATAAGGTAAAGTTAAAGTTTTAATATGCCTTTTGTTCTAGATTCAAATCTCGTCATCATatcaaaagattaaaaaaaaaaaaaagtatgacaatctttattaatagtttaaattttggattttagtACTTTTATTGATTGGACAGGTGTTGCATTATTGTCGCACAAACTCGGTCAAACActtgaataataatatataatatttagttaaAGTATTATACGAGTCTTATCAAGTTAGTCTCTCTCTGttaaatcaatcaatttaatcctctcactattaaaaagaaaggtaaactattaaaataatcacttttgtttgtctaaaagaatttttttttaaaaaagaagaaaatagaggagaagcagaagagaatgaaaaagaagaagttaaaataacataaaagaaaaaaaattaaattgctcaaaatgaaaaatatataggaaacaattgtagaatttaacttaaaattttgtttggaatgatgatttaacgtgccacatcagcttaccGTCACATCGTTAACGGCAATTAAcagctcaatgactaaaatgttacaacacaataacgtaagtgactaaaacgtaacatttcaaacataagtgactaaaatgtaatgtgAGACAagcaaaaatgactattttgatagtttatcctaaaaaaattaaataagactaaatttgaacaaaattaacatttattgttaaaaaatatcttttattgtttttttacttGGAGTTGAActgtaaattaataatataatttttaaacaataaatattaactttgtgAAAATTTGGCCTTATTTGATCCTctttaatagtacaaatattaaattgattcatttaacaataaaaggattaatttgatcCCATTCCTGTAATAGAGGGACCAACCATATAATTTCACcggtaacaaaatatttaaaattccaaTATTAATGGAGATAAGTGTTCTTTCTTATCCTAATAGAAAtattacttgataataaaatatttacaacgtaatcataataattaaaaattattttcaaagtgtatataaaaaaaaattattatcttttcaGGTCACCTCAGTTCCCGAACAGTGAGAAAGAGAAACCCTAGCCAGTCATAGCCACCCACAACCACAAGATTCAACCCAAATCAAAAACACACAGAGCTCAGCGGAAATCTGCTgtgttttaaggtttagggttttagtatTTGAGTTGCAAAGGtctcaagaaaaagaaatggaagaaatCACCCAAGGAGTCAACAACATCAACTTGGCCGCCGATTCCCACAAGAAGAACCGGATTCAAGTCTCCAATACGAAAAAGCCCTTATTTTTCTACGTTAATCTCGCCAAGGTTTCCCccccttttccttttccaagtCCTATAAAgtgttgaatttgaataatcCCAGTAAacttttagtgattttttttgggtttttccgATCTGGGTATTTTTCTTAAACATTAATGAgataaccttttttttctttttgcagagATATATGCAACAGTACAATGAGGTGGAGTTATCTGCCCTTGGCATGGGTACGATTGACCTCTTCAATCCTCcatttttaat
The nucleotide sequence above comes from Gossypium raimondii isolate GPD5lz chromosome 13, ASM2569854v1, whole genome shotgun sequence. Encoded proteins:
- the LOC105783613 gene encoding nudix hydrolase 19, chloroplastic — its product is MVKRAAMLSVSLFFSSSSSSHLLFLSKTLTKRTCFSSLVTMSINLNAHAFAGNPIRSKTPKAHDPLSPSSAFQSLKTHLLQNPETTSLPPPPKSPLFKVLPFRKGRPLASSSITGNNDDDVPSWHLGWISLPDCKYFLGKCGVDLTEDSLVYLGSKVEDDVVYWAVDVSGESRLVPELGDNQFCFVELRTLMVATDWSDSIAMGELAIAGHARALLEWHNLSRFCGHCGEKTIPKEAGRRKQCSNESCKKRIYPRVDPVVIMLVIDRENDRALLGRQSRFVPRMWSCLAGFIEPGESLEEAVRRETYEEAGIEVGEVVYHSSQPWPVGPSSIPCQLMVGFFAYAKSLEINVDKEELEDAQWHSREVVRKALAVAEYKKAQKTTAAKVDQMCKGVEKGRSLSADFNVESGELTPMFFPGPFAIAHHLISTWANQGVPTDGVEASSKQPSSSISNL
- the LOC105783388 gene encoding zinc finger CCCH domain-containing protein 34, with the translated sequence MEEQLLKRNTDCVYFLASPFTCKKGLDCEYRHSEVARLNPRDCWYWLAGNCINPTCGFRHPPLDVHSQVPSESAALPYQCSTAANKTNLPCYFYFNGFCNKGDRCSFLHGPDESTITVNSLKTGALPLDHKTFVENDVGAVQTETHPNPSKTAPNSIKDTGVQLKTDLEEPVPKTMIKRSVSPKTSVFELEQAGFVSSQSLLLKEGITQTGSPICTDESLEEQLDDPFEPEEPEERWESSEGFDVLVDNKSEDLDYGNDSEYQKDPEEEQTDYFFSYDYEDSVQHETRYPDLEFSYDRDVYDAYEGSDNEYIFNNPRNPFAHPGDKRRLDSMFSQKRRRLLPIKRSIDVDLRDYLSKRRVVKGNPLKCLSRSEYSHLISRSLERPRRRSMGRKLSGRLASKVGKHYIESTGGQGGFGNGTNRRGWLKHLEPNRSIRRPYREKRLPKRKSVSSEVSRNLISRERKYEDASTAFTGPKTLAQIREEKRKTEENGGKMRHSIVTASADFQGPKPLSEILKDKERLAKKGTNFLS